The following proteins are encoded in a genomic region of Armatimonadota bacterium:
- a CDS encoding helix-turn-helix domain-containing protein, with amino-acid sequence MQDGTSVSEVGRRLRKAAGEAGLTLRELGERMNVSRPTIYAYASGALKMSDDRLKQAAEITGKPLSYFDPQNLEDLDGTSNAYHSMRLVDAFMSPASPARASEAALDAIGTGQSGEAPAIRAELLRKAGNALALTGDYLSAARHLETASESFKAIGALDKVGACAQTLGFCYISVGHLDKAKECFETSREALPEDQKWKGDISLAALSERIGDFDAAQDRLNGLLDDPRLSEPAMAYVRANYASIVCARGRWKTGLSQSESALDAAFSAGLPDQAAEMMVQCAIALTCLGKLDQATLMVLRAKDVTFTLQDEARSTLTELARAGLLAAFGDDDRARGLLADAYSRAVRGQYRRSESFGLLLEAEFALKRGDFAAALEWGMLARSHGSAHRYVAAQLTGGVFESMALTALGRTSDSRTALANVESWVEVLGSGRPHVLYLEALGRLSLVTDRREEADQAFQAALSMSDREGLSPDAERLMSYLSGLSGDPLTALSSTISTYGQPTGSRTSSAHADDKDWKRFLVSDLGGDSAKTSPRREK; translated from the coding sequence ATGCAAGACGGCACGAGCGTGTCCGAAGTCGGGCGCAGGCTGAGAAAGGCGGCTGGCGAAGCGGGGTTGACTCTTCGGGAACTGGGCGAACGCATGAACGTGAGCCGACCGACGATCTATGCGTACGCGTCCGGCGCCCTGAAGATGTCCGACGACCGATTGAAACAAGCGGCCGAGATCACGGGCAAGCCGCTCTCGTATTTCGATCCTCAGAACCTGGAGGACTTGGACGGAACGTCGAACGCCTACCATTCGATGAGGCTCGTCGACGCGTTCATGTCGCCAGCGAGTCCGGCCAGGGCGTCGGAAGCCGCCTTGGACGCGATCGGTACCGGGCAGTCGGGCGAGGCGCCCGCGATCCGCGCCGAACTGCTCCGGAAGGCGGGTAACGCGTTGGCCCTTACGGGCGACTACTTGTCCGCAGCACGGCACCTGGAGACCGCGAGCGAGTCGTTCAAAGCCATTGGAGCCTTGGACAAGGTCGGCGCCTGCGCCCAGACGCTCGGCTTCTGCTACATCAGCGTCGGCCACTTGGACAAGGCGAAGGAGTGCTTCGAGACGAGCCGAGAGGCCCTGCCCGAAGATCAGAAGTGGAAGGGCGACATTTCGCTCGCCGCCCTCTCCGAACGCATCGGGGACTTCGACGCCGCGCAAGACCGGTTGAACGGCCTCCTCGACGATCCGCGGCTGAGCGAACCCGCCATGGCCTACGTCCGGGCCAACTACGCGAGCATCGTGTGCGCCCGGGGACGCTGGAAGACGGGCCTGTCCCAAAGCGAGTCCGCGCTCGACGCGGCGTTCTCCGCCGGCCTCCCCGACCAGGCTGCCGAAATGATGGTCCAGTGCGCGATCGCGCTGACCTGTCTGGGCAAGCTCGATCAGGCCACGTTGATGGTCCTGCGCGCCAAAGACGTCACCTTCACGCTGCAAGACGAGGCCCGCTCGACGCTGACAGAGTTGGCCCGCGCGGGGCTGCTGGCTGCCTTCGGCGACGACGATCGCGCTCGGGGACTGCTCGCCGACGCGTATTCTCGGGCTGTTCGGGGCCAGTACCGCAGGAGCGAGTCCTTCGGGTTGCTCCTGGAAGCCGAGTTCGCCCTGAAGCGGGGCGACTTTGCCGCGGCACTGGAATGGGGAATGCTCGCGCGCTCCCACGGTTCCGCCCATCGCTATGTGGCCGCACAATTGACCGGAGGCGTCTTCGAGTCGATGGCGCTGACGGCTCTCGGACGGACTTCGGACTCCCGGACCGCACTCGCAAACGTCGAATCCTGGGTCGAAGTCCTCGGATCGGGTCGGCCGCACGTGCTCTACCTGGAAGCCCTTGGTAGACTTTCTCTCGTTACAGACCGTCGTGAGGAGGCCGACCAAGCCTTCCAAGCCGCTCTGTCCATGTCGGACCGTGAAGGGCTCTCGCCCGACGCGGAACGGCTCATGTCCTATCTTTCGGGCCTCTCCGGAGACCCCCTGACCGCACTTTCAAGCACTATTTCGACCTATGGTCAACCGACAGGGAGTCGGACTTCGTCGGCACATGCCGATGACAAGGACTGGAAACGGTTCCTGGTGTCCGACCTTGGCGGAGATTCTGCAAAAACGTCCCCTCGGAGGGAAAAATGA
- a CDS encoding phosphate ABC transporter ATP-binding protein, giving the protein MEPPQTAVEQGRIDVIDVDFFYGSFQALSKVRVIVPPKQVTALIGPSGCGKSTLLRCLNRMNDLIDGSRVEGRILIDGKDIYAPDVDPVELRRVVGMVFQKPNPFPMSVYDNIAFGPRIHGVKKKSELNDIVERALVRAYLWDEVKDGKLHKSGLNLSGGQQQRLCIARTIAVNPEIILMDEPCSALDPVATQRIEDLMTELKQQYTIVIVTHNMQQAQRSSDNTAFFMKGELIEHRPTVDLFLNPQNKLTEDYISGRFG; this is encoded by the coding sequence ATGGAGCCGCCCCAGACCGCTGTCGAACAGGGCCGCATCGACGTCATCGATGTGGACTTCTTCTACGGCTCCTTCCAGGCACTTTCCAAAGTCCGTGTCATCGTCCCTCCCAAGCAGGTGACGGCCTTGATCGGCCCGAGCGGATGCGGCAAGTCGACCTTGTTGCGTTGCCTGAACCGGATGAACGACCTGATCGACGGCTCTCGGGTCGAGGGACGGATCCTGATCGACGGTAAGGACATCTACGCCCCCGACGTCGACCCGGTCGAACTGAGAAGGGTCGTCGGCATGGTCTTCCAGAAACCCAATCCGTTTCCGATGTCGGTCTACGACAACATCGCTTTCGGCCCACGGATCCACGGTGTCAAGAAGAAATCGGAGCTTAACGACATCGTCGAACGCGCGCTCGTCCGGGCCTACCTCTGGGACGAGGTGAAGGACGGCAAGCTTCACAAGAGCGGACTCAACCTCTCCGGCGGTCAGCAACAGCGGCTCTGCATCGCGCGGACCATTGCCGTGAACCCGGAGATCATCCTGATGGACGAGCCGTGTTCGGCGCTCGACCCCGTCGCGACGCAGCGCATCGAGGACCTGATGACCGAGCTGAAACAGCAGTACACGATCGTCATCGTCACCCACAACATGCAGCAGGCCCAGCGGTCGAGCGACAATACGGCGTTCTTTATGAAAGGTGAACTGATCGAGCACCGTCCGACCGTCGACCTCTTCTTGAACCCTCAGAACAAACTGACCGAGGACTACATCTCGGGACGGTTCGGATAG
- a CDS encoding alpha/beta hydrolase fold domain-containing protein — protein MIATLLSLMALGPDVKMGLEYGQADGKPLLMDFYMPDKPVRKPVPVVVMIHGGTWMSGSRGDMTPFAMVLAEKGVAVANVDYRLAPKSKWPAMIVDCQNAVRYLHGSGSELGIDPARIGAAGASAGAHLALLLGFTDGWGPGSGPSTRVQAVANFFGPTDLSKDFDKQLADFVGLQVMGKKASEAPEDVKSFSPVNHVDQKSAPVYTVHGTADQVVPVVQADRLETAMKAAGRPHTKVIVEGMGHGVGAKDEATVAKIKAEVDRAMAWLVARLKA, from the coding sequence ATGATCGCGACCCTTCTCAGCCTGATGGCACTCGGCCCCGACGTCAAGATGGGACTCGAATACGGGCAGGCCGACGGCAAGCCCCTGCTCATGGACTTCTATATGCCGGACAAGCCCGTCCGGAAGCCGGTCCCCGTCGTCGTCATGATCCATGGCGGGACCTGGATGTCGGGCAGCAGGGGCGACATGACCCCGTTCGCGATGGTCTTGGCCGAAAAGGGCGTCGCGGTGGCCAACGTCGACTACCGTCTCGCTCCGAAGTCCAAGTGGCCGGCCATGATCGTCGACTGTCAGAACGCGGTCCGGTACCTGCACGGCTCTGGATCCGAATTGGGCATCGATCCCGCTCGGATAGGGGCAGCCGGAGCCAGTGCGGGCGCCCACCTGGCGCTTTTGCTCGGGTTTACGGACGGCTGGGGCCCTGGATCCGGCCCGTCGACTCGCGTCCAGGCTGTCGCGAACTTCTTCGGACCGACCGATCTTTCTAAGGATTTCGATAAACAACTTGCTGATTTCGTCGGACTGCAGGTCATGGGCAAGAAGGCGAGCGAGGCTCCTGAAGACGTCAAGTCGTTCAGCCCGGTCAACCATGTCGACCAGAAGAGTGCTCCTGTCTACACCGTCCATGGCACCGCCGATCAAGTCGTCCCTGTCGTACAGGCGGACCGATTGGAGACGGCGATGAAAGCGGCGGGCCGTCCGCACACGAAGGTCATCGTGGAAGGGATGGGGCACGGGGTCGGCGCCAAGGACGAAGCGACGGTCGCGAAGATCAAGGCCGAAGTCGACCGGGCGATGGCCTGGCTCGTCGCGCGGCTGAAAGCGTGA
- a CDS encoding peptidyl-prolyl cis-trans isomerase → MRLLVMATALLAPACFAQTPVDKTLVVVNGQPIEGRTYFKRLEVLPEVGTMIDNKFEPAAPGYLALSKLIDEILLLQLAKDKGVAPTDAEVEDLFKKRSAQNPDLMPSLEKIGFTSDDYKYDIRLQLAEYKLTVMGINITDQQVEKHYKDNQYMYTLPKRYKLRVIAVSSEDDKKKVDQALGSGTAFGKVAHDLSIDISRANDGQMGEVPEASLANASAAAIKATKKGATTDWLTNNSLSVKFLVEDVLEQKVVPLDPDLKDKVRRTLMLERGRIRNDVASMMANMRKSARIDYKGTIFDEQLKGRFGKG, encoded by the coding sequence ATGAGGCTTCTCGTCATGGCCACGGCCCTCCTCGCCCCTGCGTGCTTTGCCCAGACGCCCGTCGACAAGACCCTGGTGGTCGTCAACGGCCAACCGATCGAAGGCAGGACGTATTTCAAGCGTCTCGAGGTCCTGCCCGAAGTCGGCACGATGATCGACAACAAATTCGAGCCCGCCGCTCCGGGATACCTGGCGCTGAGCAAGTTGATCGACGAGATCCTGCTGCTCCAGTTGGCGAAGGACAAAGGCGTAGCTCCGACCGATGCGGAGGTGGAAGACCTCTTTAAGAAGCGGAGCGCCCAAAACCCCGACCTGATGCCGTCGCTGGAAAAGATCGGGTTCACGTCCGACGACTACAAGTACGACATTCGGCTACAACTCGCCGAATACAAGCTGACCGTCATGGGAATCAACATCACGGATCAGCAGGTCGAAAAGCATTACAAGGACAATCAGTATATGTACACGCTCCCAAAGCGGTACAAACTGCGCGTCATCGCAGTCAGCTCCGAGGATGATAAGAAGAAGGTGGACCAAGCGCTCGGATCCGGCACCGCGTTCGGAAAAGTCGCCCACGACTTGAGCATCGACATCAGCCGGGCGAACGACGGTCAGATGGGCGAAGTGCCGGAGGCTTCCCTGGCCAACGCTTCGGCAGCGGCGATCAAGGCGACCAAGAAGGGGGCGACCACCGACTGGCTGACGAACAACAGCCTGTCCGTGAAGTTCTTGGTCGAAGACGTCCTGGAGCAGAAGGTCGTGCCGCTCGACCCGGATTTGAAGGACAAGGTCCGCCGCACGCTGATGCTCGAACGGGGCCGGATCCGGAACGACGTCGCGTCGATGATGGCGAACATGAGGAAGTCCGCGAGAATCGACTATAAGGGGACGATTTTCGACGAGCAGCTCAAGGGCCGCTTCGGCAAAGGTTGA
- a CDS encoding type II/IV secretion system protein produces the protein MLTGDIFVEEGLVTADQLQSAVTRQLEQGGGDPIAKVLVEMGLITERDRVRCLGKVWSIPFFDVRDFRPKDEILDLLTPAASRKFKSLPLDAQGNRLLVAMANPLDVFVIDELRTLTGREIEPLIAVEEDVVNAITALYGGGAVNDELLGVMKDFGQEDTTEDDREAIEASEDAPIIRLANLIVTQAVMDKASDIHIEPRKEEMVVRYRIDGVMNEVMRLPKKVIAPLTSRFKIVSNMDIAEKRAPQDNRISATINNREFDFRVSTLPVVNGEKIVMRVLDKGGISIGLEKLGFLSENLRLLKDMAARSFGIVLVTGPTGSGKSTTLYSLLNETNDGEKNIITIEDPVEYELDGINQCSVNVRAGMTFSAGLRAMLRQDPDVIMVGEMRDNETATIAMEAALTGHLVLSTLHTNDAPSAPTRLIDMEVEPFLISSSIVGVLAQRLVRQICPNCKTEYEGRVEELVRLGLPVPEGLADTDGGVVKLAKGRGCDTCKGTGYKGRSGIHELLVMNDDIRDEILKRNPSHIIRNIAVAAGMRTLQVDATAKILMGLTTPEEVVRVIYS, from the coding sequence ATGCTGACGGGCGACATTTTCGTCGAGGAAGGCTTGGTCACGGCCGACCAGCTTCAATCGGCCGTCACGCGCCAACTTGAACAGGGCGGTGGCGACCCGATCGCCAAGGTGCTTGTCGAGATGGGCCTCATCACGGAACGCGACCGTGTCCGGTGTCTGGGCAAGGTCTGGAGCATCCCGTTCTTCGACGTCCGTGATTTCCGCCCCAAAGACGAGATCCTGGACCTGCTGACGCCGGCTGCGTCCCGCAAGTTCAAATCCCTTCCCCTCGACGCTCAAGGCAACCGGCTCTTGGTCGCCATGGCGAACCCGCTGGACGTGTTCGTCATCGACGAGCTGCGGACGCTGACGGGCCGAGAGATCGAGCCTCTGATCGCCGTCGAAGAGGACGTCGTGAACGCGATCACCGCCCTTTACGGCGGCGGCGCGGTCAATGACGAGCTCCTGGGCGTGATGAAGGACTTCGGTCAAGAAGACACGACCGAAGACGACCGCGAGGCCATCGAGGCCAGCGAAGACGCCCCGATCATCCGGTTGGCCAACCTGATCGTCACGCAAGCGGTCATGGACAAGGCCAGCGACATCCACATCGAACCCCGAAAGGAGGAGATGGTCGTCCGGTACCGCATCGACGGCGTGATGAACGAGGTGATGCGGCTGCCGAAGAAGGTCATCGCCCCGCTCACCAGCCGCTTCAAGATCGTCTCGAACATGGACATCGCCGAGAAGCGCGCCCCTCAGGACAACCGCATTTCGGCGACGATCAACAACCGTGAGTTCGACTTCCGGGTTAGCACCCTGCCCGTCGTCAACGGTGAGAAGATCGTCATGCGCGTCCTCGACAAGGGCGGGATCAGTATCGGACTGGAGAAGCTCGGCTTCCTGTCGGAGAACCTGCGCCTTCTCAAGGACATGGCGGCGAGGAGCTTTGGCATCGTGCTCGTCACGGGGCCGACCGGCTCGGGTAAGTCCACGACGCTCTACTCGCTCTTGAACGAGACCAACGACGGCGAAAAGAACATCATCACGATCGAAGACCCGGTCGAGTACGAGCTTGACGGCATCAACCAGTGCAGCGTCAACGTCCGGGCCGGTATGACGTTTTCTGCGGGCCTTCGCGCGATGTTGCGCCAGGACCCGGACGTCATCATGGTCGGCGAAATGCGCGACAACGAGACGGCGACCATCGCGATGGAAGCCGCTCTGACCGGGCACCTCGTCCTCAGCACGCTCCACACCAACGACGCGCCTTCCGCCCCGACACGGTTGATCGACATGGAAGTCGAGCCGTTCCTCATCTCGTCGTCGATCGTCGGCGTCCTCGCCCAACGGCTCGTCCGTCAGATCTGTCCGAACTGTAAGACGGAGTACGAGGGCCGGGTCGAAGAGCTCGTCCGACTCGGACTTCCGGTACCGGAAGGACTGGCCGACACGGACGGAGGGGTCGTGAAACTGGCCAAGGGTCGGGGCTGCGACACGTGTAAGGGGACGGGCTACAAGGGTCGGAGCGGCATTCACGAGCTCCTCGTGATGAACGACGACATCCGCGACGAGATTTTGAAGCGGAACCCCTCCCACATTATCAGGAACATCGCGGTCGCAGCGGGCATGCGGACCCTACAGGTCGACGCCACCGCCAAGATCCTCATGGGACTGACGACCCCGGAAGAGGTCGTCCGGGTGATCTACTCATGA
- a CDS encoding HDOD domain-containing protein, with translation MTPDPSPNSRLPDRTRLDVVTNEAGAPAIPVDPVEKILSRAGELSVLPQVVCQVTEAASNNETSAKTLESTIQVDPGFSAKLIAQANSAYFSLPNKVTSIREAVLFLGLDEIRRIAMTVGVFDMFVGKTDEESLRRRAWWRHSLDTAVFCRAAAESIPMVGEAEAYTCGLLHWIGKTVLDRFDPALYSKVQKVVDQGAPDVLAERAVFQCDHIAVALGAATRWGFPELLVAGLDYFTPAHDHNPQNSLRACTALGTRIVRFVRSGHPAEDIGMELIPGWILDSLGLSENMVKTVICTGAAAVDSTPGHAL, from the coding sequence ATGACGCCCGATCCGTCGCCCAACAGCCGCCTGCCGGACAGGACCCGCCTTGACGTCGTCACGAACGAAGCGGGCGCCCCGGCCATACCGGTCGATCCCGTCGAGAAGATCCTGTCACGGGCGGGCGAGCTCAGCGTGTTGCCCCAGGTCGTCTGCCAGGTGACCGAGGCGGCGAGCAACAACGAGACGAGCGCCAAGACGCTCGAGTCGACGATCCAGGTCGATCCCGGCTTCTCGGCGAAACTGATCGCCCAAGCGAACTCGGCCTACTTTTCACTTCCGAACAAGGTCACGTCCATCCGGGAAGCGGTCTTGTTCCTCGGGCTTGACGAAATCCGGCGGATCGCGATGACCGTTGGAGTCTTCGACATGTTCGTCGGCAAGACGGACGAAGAGTCCCTCCGGCGGAGGGCTTGGTGGCGGCATTCGCTCGACACGGCCGTGTTCTGCCGTGCCGCGGCGGAATCGATCCCGATGGTCGGCGAGGCGGAAGCCTATACGTGCGGCCTGCTCCACTGGATCGGTAAGACGGTTTTGGACCGCTTCGACCCTGCCCTGTACTCGAAGGTCCAAAAAGTGGTCGACCAAGGCGCACCCGACGTCCTGGCAGAGCGTGCCGTCTTCCAGTGCGACCATATCGCCGTCGCCCTCGGTGCGGCGACCCGATGGGGGTTCCCCGAACTGCTGGTGGCCGGGCTCGACTATTTCACGCCCGCGCACGACCATAACCCGCAGAACAGCCTAAGGGCTTGTACGGCCTTGGGAACCCGGATCGTCCGGTTCGTCCGGTCCGGGCACCCTGCCGAAGATATTGGGATGGAATTGATCCCAGGATGGATATTGGACTCGCTCGGACTTTCCGAGAATATGGTCAAGACGGTCATTTGTACCGGGGCCGCCGCCGTGGACTCCACGCCCGGCCACGCCCTTTGA